One Neodiprion pinetum isolate iyNeoPine1 chromosome 1, iyNeoPine1.2, whole genome shotgun sequence genomic window carries:
- the Y-f gene encoding yellow-f, producing MSEPVSPKQNTVYRFFASSIYVRQVEYIYFHRNTGRHVRCDLPDGVPGVALCSTVYLRVVSAHRKLTRHRTVHQKAVFNGSIMHTSVKCLTLLLGVAAASLGPFEELYTWKQLDFQFPTSNAREAAIASGDFVQINNLPVGIEIWKDKLFVTVPRWKKGVPSNLNYISLSNTTGNKSPALTPYPDWETNDIHQTGKESIVNIFRLAVDSCDRLWGIDAGSDDILGEGALVAPVQLIVIDLKTDQVIRRYRLTDADQRFESFFANLVVDVEADACDQAFAYVSDLGANGLVVYSWEKNKSWRVDHNFFAFDPLHGDFNVSGINFQWTDGIFGLALSPLRSDGSKSLYFHALASITEFEVSTTVLKDEVLATSNGNYYHFKRLGYKGELSQCTASVMDWKTGVAFFAAVNRDGIACWNTKKSLDQSSFRLVAEDHDALVFPNDIKIAQDTRQLYVISDKMPLFQYANIDPQQINYRILKAPVDEAVKTCL from the exons ATGTCAGAACCAGTTTCGCCAAAGCAGAACACGGTATATAGATTTTTTGCGTCCAGCATATATGTGAGACAAGTTGAgtacatttattttcatcgaaatactGGTCGCCATGTCCGGTGCGACCTGCCCGATGGTGTGCCGGGAGTTGCTTTGTGCTCAACGGTATATTTAAGAGTGGTTTCAGCGCACCGTAAACTCACTCGACATCGTACCGTTCACCAGAAAGCTGTGTTCAACGGCTCGATCA TGCACACATCTGTAAAGTGTTTGACACTCCTGCTGGGGGTGGCAGCTGCCTCTCTTGGCCCTTTCGAAGAACTCTACACTTGGAAGCAGCTCGACTTTCAATTCCCAACTTCCAATGCTCGGGAGGCAGCGATCGCCTCTGGTGACTTTGTTCAGATCAACAACCTTCCGGTAGGCATTGAAATCTGGAAGGACAAGTTATTCGTCACAGTACCGAGATGGAAGAAGGGAGTTCCCTCGAATTTAAATTACATCTCACTGTCGAACACAACCG GTAACAAATCACCAGCCCTAACTCCGTACCCAGATTGGGAGACGAACGACATTCACCAAACCGGAAAAGAGTCCATAGTCAACATCTTCCGGCTGGCGGTGGATTCCTGCGATCGCTTATGGGGTATTGACGCAGGTTCCGACGACATTCTGGGCGAAGGTGCCTTGGTTGCTCCGGTTCAGCTGATCGTGATCGATCTGAAGACTGACCAA GTCATTCGACGTTACCGTCTCACCGACGCTGACCAGAGGTTTGAGTCCTTCTTTGCCAATCTGGTCGTCGACGTAGAGGCTGATGCCTGCGATCAGGCCTTCGCTTACGTCTCTGACCTCGGTGCCAACGGTCTGGTTGTCTACAGCTGGGAAAAGAACAAGTCGTGGAGAGTCGACCACAACTTTTTTGCGTTTGACCCTCTGCACG GTGACTTCAACGTCAGTGGAATCAACTTCCAGTGGACCGATGGGATCTTCGGCCTTGCTCTGAGCCCGTTACGGAGTGACGGCTCCAAAAGCTTGTATTTCCACGCCTTGGCCTCAATCACCGAGTTCGAGGTGTCAACGACTGTTTTGAAAGACGAAGTACTGGCAACTTCGAACGGGAATTATTACCACTTCAAGAGACTCGGTTACAAGGGTGAGCTCAGTCAGTGTACGGCATCTGTGATGGATTGGAAGACCGGAGTGGCTTTCTTCGCAGCTGTGAACAGAGACGGGATCGCATGTTGGAACACGAAGAAGTCGCTGGATCAGTCCAGCTTCC GTCTTGTTGCCGAAGACCACGACGCTCTGGTGTTCCCGAACGATATCAAGATCGCCCAAGATACTAGACAGCTCTACGTTATCTCCGACAAAATGCCACTGTTTCAATATGCCAACATAGATCCTCAGCAGATCAATTATCGTATTCTCAAAGCACCCGTCGATGAAGCGGTAAAGACTTGTCTGTAA
- the LOC124210748 gene encoding organic cation transporter protein isoform X2 — MKDTTTNGHVEVNGKESNGKHLLSSEKDAEVAKDANHGEEIDAVQSAMGSFGRWQLLVCLAISLVKFPVAWHQLGIVFMAPQPKFKCIAPNGTVDKYNCYVNVSDIQEPCTEWEYDKSIFPETIITQWDLVCGQSFYADTLQSLLMFGVLLGNIVFGSLSDRYGRKKPLVGSVVLQLVAGIGCAVVPWFPALLFLKPLSAFATGGTMVTSYVICMEIVGTKWRSPITVLYQIPYSLGHMTLAGLAYWFRHWEHLQIAMTAPSIILLGYWWVVPESPRWLLAMGRQKEACRILKKAAKLNKVKDTDIPDMVRRHCLHQNSKNTAPNYKPSFVDLLKTPNMRKKSIAIFFNWMICGMGLFGITQYLGQVGGDIFVNFAVSGATQIPGNIVSLWAMSALGRKTTLISSNTMTGIASLMLIGVPKEIAWLRLLLACCGIVGMSVSFTTVYLFSGELFPTVVRNIGVGTCSMSARIGSMVAPFVVSLGLKETRAWMPPTVFGILPLLGAMFCYYLPETAGCTLPETLEDGENFGKKIEAPERLKAAEIEAAL; from the exons ATGAAGGATACGACGACTAACGGACACG TGGAGGTCAATGGTAAGGAGTCCAACGGCAAGCACTTACTGTCAAGCGAGAAGGACGCCGAGGTTGCCAAGGACGCCAACCATGGGGAAGAAATTGACGCGGTCCAGAGCGCCATGGGCAGCTTCGGAAGGTGGCAGCTTCTCGTATGCCTCGCAATTTCTCTCGTCAAATTTCCAGTCGCCTGGCATCAGTTGGGCATTGTTTTTATGGCCCCACAACCAAAATTCAAATGCATTGCTCCGAACGGTACAGTCGACAAATACAACTGCTACGTCAACGTCTCCGACATCCAGGAGCCTTGCACTGAATGGGAATACGACAAAAGCATTTTTCCGGAGACTATAATAACGCAg TGGGATTTGGTCTGCGGTCAATCGTTTTACGCAGACACCTTGCAGTCTCTTCTCATGTTCGGCGTTCTCCTGGGTAACATCGTCTTCGGTAGCTTGTCAGACAG GTATGGCCGGAAAAAACCTCTTGTCGGTTCCGTGGTGCTTCAGCTGGTTGCTGGCATCGGATGCGCAGTGGTTCCCTGGTTCCCTGCCCTCCTCTTTTTGAAGCCACTCAGCGCTTTCGCTACCGGAGGAACAATGGTCACCAGCTACGTAATTT GCATGGAGATCGTAGGCACAAAATGGCGGTCCCCGATCACGGTCCTCTATCAAATCCCTTACAGCTTGGGCCACATGACGTTGGCGGGTCTGGCCTACTGGTTCCGACACTGGGAACACCTTCAAATAGCCATGACCGCACCGTCGATAATTCTATTGGGTTATTGGTGGGTTGTGCCTGAATCACCCAGGTGGCTTCTTGCCATGGGCAGGCAGAAGGAAGCGTGCAGGATTCTAAAAAAAGCTGCCAAACTCAACAAGGTCAAGGACACTGACATCCCAGACATGGTCAGAAGACACTGCCTTCATCAG AACTCGAAAAATACAGCACCCAACTACAAACCGTCTTTTGTGGACCTCCTCAAGACACCTAACATGAGGAAGAAGTCAATCGCGATATTCTTCAACTGGATGATCTGTGGTATGGGACTCTTTGGAATAACTCAGTACCTGGGGCAGGTTGGCGGTGACATATTCGTGAACTTTGCTGTGTCCGGAGCCACGCAGATACCAGGAAACATCGTTTCCTTGTGGGCGATGAGCGCCCTGGGCCGAAAGACGACCCTCATTTCCAGCAATACTATGACTGGAATCGCTAGTCTGATGCTCATAGGTGTACCTAAAG AGATCGCTTGGCTCAGGCTACTTTTAGCCTGCTGCGGTATCGTTGGGATGTCAGTTTCGTTTACAACGGTTTACCTATTTTCCGGTGAGCTTTTCCCTACGGTCGTTAGGAACATCGGTGTGGGAACGTGCAGCATGAGCGCGAGAATAGGATCGATGGTTGCTCCGTTCGTCGTCTCTCTG GGTCTGAAAGAAACCAGAGCATGGATGCCTCCGACCGTTTTTGGAATACTGCCACTCCTCGGCGCAATGTTCTGCTATTACTTGCCTGAAACTGCTGGATGTACTTTGCCTGAAACCCTCGAGGACGGCGAGAACTTTGGGAA AAAAATTGAAGCTCCGGAAAGGCTAAAGGCGGCGGAAATCGAAGCTGCTTTGTGA
- the LOC124210749 gene encoding trypsin-1-like yields the protein MFRYLALLLALSAVAYGEHAQYDEFGRIVGGSSASISDFPYQLSLRWNNAHFCGAALISSTWAVSAAHCTIGRSASGMSLQAGSANRLSGGQVRAVSLVINHPSYNARTIDNDISLLRVSVAFTLSSTVRAVALPSQGQAVSSGVYAVVSGWGTMTEGASSLPTVLQQVSVPVVAQTTCNLLYWGGITSNMLCAGYLAGGRDACQGDSGGPLVSGGSLIGVVSWGNGCARSNSPGVYARTAIYRDWIRTNTGV from the exons ATGTTCCGATACTTGGCACTTCTCTTGGCACTCTCAGCTGTCGCCTACGGCG AACACGCTCAGTACGACGAGTTCGGTCGTATCGTTGGTGGATCTTCCGCCAGCATCAGCGACTTCCCGTACCAACTGAGTCTGCGATGGAACAATGCCCACTTCTGTGGTGCTGCCCTGATCTCCTCGACATGGGCCGTCTCAGCGGCTCACTGCACCATCGGTCGTAGTGCATCAGGCATGTCCCTCCAGGCTGGAAGCGCAAACCGCCTTTCGGGTGGTCAAGTCCGAGCCGTTTCCCTGGTGATCAACCACCCCAGTTACAACGCGAGGACCATTGACAACGACATCAGTCTTCTCAGAGTGAGCGTTGCTTTCACCCTGAGCAGCACCGTCCGGGCTGTGGCTCTTCCCTCCCAGGGACAAGCCGTCTCCAGTGGAGTCTATGCCGTTGTTTCTGGATGGGGTACCATGACTGAGGGTGCCAGCAGCCTGCCTACTGTCCTGCAACAGGTCTCGGTGCCGGTTGTTGCCCAAACCACCTGCAACCTTCTCTACTGGGGTGGCATCACCAGCAACATGCTCTGCGCCGGCTACCTTGCCGGAGGTCGTGACGCATGCCAGGGAGATTCCGGAGGTCCTCTTGTCAGCGGTGGCAGCCTCATCGGTGTCGTGTCCTGGGGCAATGGTTGCGCTCGTTCCAACAGCCCTGGAGTCTATGCTCGCACCGCTATCTACCGCGACTGGATCAGAACCAACACCGGTGTCTAA
- the LOC124224827 gene encoding trypsin-1-like: MRWKNNHYCGASLISSKWAVSAAHCTFNRRTSELTLLAGTSNRLLGGQLRNVFLAINHPRYKAKSIDNDISLLKVSRAFTLSSTVQAIALPYQEQRVSANAYAVVSGWGTTREGTESAPVILQQVSVPLVASDTCNSLYFGRITSGMLCAGYLSGGYDACQGDSGGPLVSNGILIGIVSWGNGCARRDFPGVYTRTAAYRDWIRANTGI, encoded by the coding sequence ATGCGGTGGAAAAACAACCACTACTGCGGTGCTTCCCTGATCTCTTCGAAATGGGCCGTCTCCGCGGCTCACTGCACCTTTAACCGCAGAACGTCAGAATTGACCCTCCTGGCTGGAACATCAAACCGTCTGCTTGGCGGACAACTCCGCAATGTTTTCCTGGCGATCAACCACCCCAGATACAAAGCGAAAAGCATAGACAACGATATCAGTCTTCTAAAAGTCAGCCGTGCTTTCACCCTGAGTAGCACCGTGCAAGCTATAGCTCTTCCATACCAGGAACAGAGAGTCTCTGCGAATGCTTACGCCGTGGTCTCGGGATGGGGTACCACAAGAGAAGGTACCGAAAGCGCACCCGTCATCCTGCAACAGGTCTCGGTGCCGCTTGTTGCTTCGGACACTTGCAACAGTCTTTACTTTGGAAGGATCACCAGCGGCATGCTCTGCGCCGGCTACCTTTCCGGAGGCTACGACGCCTGTCAGGGGGATTCTGGAGGTCCTCTTGTTAGCAATGGAATACTCATCGGCATCGTCTCTTGGGGCAACGGTTGCGCCCGTCGCGATTTTCCTGGAGTCTATACTCGCACTGCCGCCTATCGAGACTGGATCAGAGCCAACACGGGCATTTGA
- the LOC124210748 gene encoding organic cation transporter protein isoform X1, with protein MTKRKGDLLLVVGWRRGNGTARKVRDLSNTKDSIYKSGASCGRAVSRRSAPATSSAQQQKTHSKMEVNGKESNGKHLLSSEKDAEVAKDANHGEEIDAVQSAMGSFGRWQLLVCLAISLVKFPVAWHQLGIVFMAPQPKFKCIAPNGTVDKYNCYVNVSDIQEPCTEWEYDKSIFPETIITQWDLVCGQSFYADTLQSLLMFGVLLGNIVFGSLSDRYGRKKPLVGSVVLQLVAGIGCAVVPWFPALLFLKPLSAFATGGTMVTSYVICMEIVGTKWRSPITVLYQIPYSLGHMTLAGLAYWFRHWEHLQIAMTAPSIILLGYWWVVPESPRWLLAMGRQKEACRILKKAAKLNKVKDTDIPDMVRRHCLHQNSKNTAPNYKPSFVDLLKTPNMRKKSIAIFFNWMICGMGLFGITQYLGQVGGDIFVNFAVSGATQIPGNIVSLWAMSALGRKTTLISSNTMTGIASLMLIGVPKEIAWLRLLLACCGIVGMSVSFTTVYLFSGELFPTVVRNIGVGTCSMSARIGSMVAPFVVSLGLKETRAWMPPTVFGILPLLGAMFCYYLPETAGCTLPETLEDGENFGKKIEAPERLKAAEIEAAL; from the exons ATGACAAAGAGAAAAG gTGACTTGTTATTGGTCGTTGGGTGGCGGAGGGGGAACGGGACTGCACGCAAGGTTCGTGACTTGAGTAACACCAAAGACTCCATCTATAAAAGCGGAGCCTCGTGTGGCAGAGCTGTCAGTCG TCGCTCGGCTCCTGCAACCAGCTCTGCCCAACAGCAGAAGACCCACTCTAAGA TGGAGGTCAATGGTAAGGAGTCCAACGGCAAGCACTTACTGTCAAGCGAGAAGGACGCCGAGGTTGCCAAGGACGCCAACCATGGGGAAGAAATTGACGCGGTCCAGAGCGCCATGGGCAGCTTCGGAAGGTGGCAGCTTCTCGTATGCCTCGCAATTTCTCTCGTCAAATTTCCAGTCGCCTGGCATCAGTTGGGCATTGTTTTTATGGCCCCACAACCAAAATTCAAATGCATTGCTCCGAACGGTACAGTCGACAAATACAACTGCTACGTCAACGTCTCCGACATCCAGGAGCCTTGCACTGAATGGGAATACGACAAAAGCATTTTTCCGGAGACTATAATAACGCAg TGGGATTTGGTCTGCGGTCAATCGTTTTACGCAGACACCTTGCAGTCTCTTCTCATGTTCGGCGTTCTCCTGGGTAACATCGTCTTCGGTAGCTTGTCAGACAG GTATGGCCGGAAAAAACCTCTTGTCGGTTCCGTGGTGCTTCAGCTGGTTGCTGGCATCGGATGCGCAGTGGTTCCCTGGTTCCCTGCCCTCCTCTTTTTGAAGCCACTCAGCGCTTTCGCTACCGGAGGAACAATGGTCACCAGCTACGTAATTT GCATGGAGATCGTAGGCACAAAATGGCGGTCCCCGATCACGGTCCTCTATCAAATCCCTTACAGCTTGGGCCACATGACGTTGGCGGGTCTGGCCTACTGGTTCCGACACTGGGAACACCTTCAAATAGCCATGACCGCACCGTCGATAATTCTATTGGGTTATTGGTGGGTTGTGCCTGAATCACCCAGGTGGCTTCTTGCCATGGGCAGGCAGAAGGAAGCGTGCAGGATTCTAAAAAAAGCTGCCAAACTCAACAAGGTCAAGGACACTGACATCCCAGACATGGTCAGAAGACACTGCCTTCATCAG AACTCGAAAAATACAGCACCCAACTACAAACCGTCTTTTGTGGACCTCCTCAAGACACCTAACATGAGGAAGAAGTCAATCGCGATATTCTTCAACTGGATGATCTGTGGTATGGGACTCTTTGGAATAACTCAGTACCTGGGGCAGGTTGGCGGTGACATATTCGTGAACTTTGCTGTGTCCGGAGCCACGCAGATACCAGGAAACATCGTTTCCTTGTGGGCGATGAGCGCCCTGGGCCGAAAGACGACCCTCATTTCCAGCAATACTATGACTGGAATCGCTAGTCTGATGCTCATAGGTGTACCTAAAG AGATCGCTTGGCTCAGGCTACTTTTAGCCTGCTGCGGTATCGTTGGGATGTCAGTTTCGTTTACAACGGTTTACCTATTTTCCGGTGAGCTTTTCCCTACGGTCGTTAGGAACATCGGTGTGGGAACGTGCAGCATGAGCGCGAGAATAGGATCGATGGTTGCTCCGTTCGTCGTCTCTCTG GGTCTGAAAGAAACCAGAGCATGGATGCCTCCGACCGTTTTTGGAATACTGCCACTCCTCGGCGCAATGTTCTGCTATTACTTGCCTGAAACTGCTGGATGTACTTTGCCTGAAACCCTCGAGGACGGCGAGAACTTTGGGAA AAAAATTGAAGCTCCGGAAAGGCTAAAGGCGGCGGAAATCGAAGCTGCTTTGTGA